One Candidatus Paceibacterota bacterium DNA segment encodes these proteins:
- the rplQ gene encoding 50S ribosomal protein L17 encodes MKRGNVRKFGRERNQRIAFVRSLATALIEHGAITTTTARAKTLTSAVAKMITLGKKGTVAARRELMTRVGKKASEKLVKDISVRFASRPGGYTRLVPLGKRPSDGSPMVRIEFVA; translated from the coding sequence ATGAAACGAGGCAACGTACGAAAATTCGGACGGGAACGAAACCAACGCATTGCCTTTGTGCGCTCTCTTGCGACGGCTTTAATTGAGCACGGTGCCATCACAACGACAACGGCACGCGCCAAAACGCTCACTTCTGCGGTGGCAAAGATGATCACCCTTGGTAAAAAGGGTACCGTTGCTGCTCGACGTGAGCTCATGACTCGTGTTGGTAAGAAGGCATCCGAGAAGCTCGTCAAAGATATCTCGGTCCGATTTGCCTCACGCCCAGGTGGCTACACTCGTTTGGTACCACTCGGCAAGCGTCCTTCCGATGGTTCGCCAATGGTTCGCATTGAATTTGTCGCATAA
- a CDS encoding DNA-directed RNA polymerase subunit alpha, producing MIQTPHTITTIERSNTRGVFEIGPLMPGYGATVANPLRRVLLSSLQGAAVTSIKIQGVDHEFSAIDHVLEDAIQIILNVKKIRLRSFADGPVTLVLEAKGEGVVTAGDMKLPADVEVVNPEQPILTITDKKASVSMELTVERGVGYVPTEQRQKEKLPIGVIAVDAIFSPVKLVNFRIDDIRVGDRIDFNKVTMEIVTDGTITPEAALRNASEILADHFGSLAKIEVPDVTSQDAPAPKSSKKKEKEA from the coding sequence ATGATTCAAACACCCCACACAATCACCACGATCGAACGCAGCAATACTCGCGGTGTTTTTGAAATTGGTCCTTTGATGCCTGGTTATGGCGCCACAGTTGCAAATCCTCTGCGCCGCGTTTTGCTTTCATCGTTGCAAGGTGCCGCAGTAACTTCTATTAAAATCCAGGGCGTCGATCACGAGTTTTCCGCGATTGATCACGTACTCGAGGACGCTATTCAGATTATTCTCAACGTTAAGAAGATCCGCTTGCGCTCTTTTGCTGATGGCCCAGTAACACTCGTGCTTGAAGCGAAAGGAGAGGGCGTTGTGACTGCAGGGGACATGAAGCTTCCTGCCGATGTGGAAGTAGTGAACCCAGAGCAGCCGATCCTCACCATCACTGACAAAAAGGCTTCTGTAAGCATGGAACTTACCGTAGAGCGCGGTGTTGGATATGTGCCTACAGAGCAGCGCCAGAAGGAAAAGCTTCCTATCGGCGTTATTGCTGTGGATGCAATCTTTTCTCCAGTAAAGCTGGTGAACTTCCGCATCGACGACATCCGTGTCGGCGACCGCATTGACTTCAACAAAGTGACTATGGAGATCGTAACTGATGGCACTATCACGCCAGAAGCGGCACTCCGTAACGCTTCGGAAATCCTTGCGGACCACTTCGGTTCTCTTGCCAAGATTGAGGTTCCTGATGTAACATCCCAAGACGCTCCGGCGCCAAAGAGCAGCAAGAAGAAGGAGAAAGAGGCATAA
- a CDS encoding glycosyltransferase family 2 protein, protein MNTALSPLVSVILVVSNGARYMRACAEALARQTYQDIEVIIFDNASQDDSRTVAQEVLPRAKIIAHHHNIGMWPGQIEALSQARGTYILSLSVDVLLAPDCIAKLVACATADEHIGAVQAKVYQYAFSDIASGAWSRSRIIDTCGFGMTRARRVYNIGQGEEDHGQYDERKIFGVEGAMPFFKKSALVDSALEEGILDADYYARVGDLRIGYGDDLDIAWRMRLRGWKQVICPTAHAYHDRTTTKSVAAHWWHSLLPSRIRARRAILPLKRQLDWRNNRCTMVKNELAAHLIQDAPFILARDIGTLCYALLFDWSVLRGMNEALLLLPHMLRKRRFVQSRVRVRGDELRQCIN, encoded by the coding sequence ATGAACACAGCACTTAGTCCGCTTGTTTCAGTTATTCTAGTGGTCTCTAATGGCGCACGTTATATGCGGGCTTGCGCTGAAGCGCTCGCACGGCAAACGTATCAAGATATAGAGGTCATTATATTTGATAACGCGTCTCAAGACGATTCGCGCACCGTTGCGCAAGAAGTTCTCCCTCGCGCAAAAATCATTGCGCACCATCACAACATTGGCATGTGGCCTGGGCAAATTGAAGCGCTCTCTCAGGCACGAGGCACGTATATTCTTTCACTCTCAGTGGACGTGCTTTTAGCGCCTGATTGTATCGCGAAACTTGTCGCATGCGCCACTGCCGACGAACACATAGGCGCAGTACAGGCGAAGGTATACCAGTATGCATTCTCCGACATTGCGTCGGGTGCGTGGAGCCGGTCACGCATTATCGATACGTGTGGATTTGGCATGACACGTGCTCGCCGCGTTTATAATATCGGGCAAGGAGAAGAGGATCACGGGCAATATGATGAGAGAAAGATCTTTGGCGTTGAGGGCGCGATGCCGTTTTTTAAAAAAAGTGCGCTGGTGGATAGCGCACTTGAAGAGGGTATTCTTGATGCAGACTACTATGCACGCGTGGGGGATCTGCGCATAGGGTATGGAGACGACCTGGATATCGCATGGCGTATGCGATTGCGTGGATGGAAGCAGGTCATATGCCCTACGGCGCACGCATATCATGATCGTACCACCACAAAATCAGTTGCGGCGCACTGGTGGCACTCGCTTCTTCCTTCACGCATCCGCGCACGTCGTGCCATTTTACCGCTGAAGCGACAATTGGATTGGCGGAATAATCGGTGTACAATGGTAAAGAATGAGCTCGCCGCGCATCTCATACAGGATGCTCCTTTTATTCTGGCGCGCGATATTGGCACACTATGCTATGCACTACTCTTTGATTGGAGTGTGCTCCGGGGCATGAATGAGGCGCTTTTACTCTTGCCTCACATGCTTCGCAAGCGCCGCTTTGTGCAGAGTCGTGTACGCGTGAGGGGGGACGAACTTCGGCAATGTATCAACTAG
- a CDS encoding glycosyltransferase produces the protein MKIALVTDWITSVSGSEELVRALHRIWPDAPIYTAYADTSRVREAFPRATIRESFIGAIPSFLRIRPLIAPLLPLAMESFDFTGYDVVISVSGLISKGIIVPRTTRHISYCMSPPRQLWDLSHAQQGFSLWRHVMRVWDSAAAQRITEWVAISQTAATRIQTYYHKAAQAVIYPPTGVAHTGALSPHPKPFYLFVGRLYAYKNVTLLLELFSRLQRDLVIVGTGPLFRTLKRLAPPNVHVVGRVDDRLLSAYMEHATALIVPNEEDFGLTIVEAHAHGTPVLALRAGGAAEIIQEGITGEFFDDPIPEAMGACLMRFEQKTYTRDSIRARGNLFSEARFRDAWRSLIS, from the coding sequence ATGAAGATAGCACTCGTAACCGACTGGATCACATCGGTATCGGGATCAGAAGAATTAGTGCGTGCGTTACATCGCATCTGGCCCGACGCTCCTATATACACTGCGTATGCAGATACATCTCGCGTGCGCGAAGCTTTTCCGCGCGCAACTATCCGCGAAAGTTTTATTGGTGCTATCCCTTCTTTCCTGCGCATACGCCCACTCATTGCACCGCTATTGCCGCTCGCTATGGAGTCGTTCGATTTTACGGGGTATGACGTGGTTATCTCTGTAAGCGGGCTTATCAGTAAAGGAATTATCGTGCCTCGTACGACGCGACATATTTCATACTGCATGAGCCCGCCACGCCAGCTCTGGGATCTCTCACACGCACAGCAGGGATTTTCTCTCTGGCGCCATGTGATGCGCGTATGGGATTCTGCGGCAGCACAACGCATTACAGAATGGGTTGCTATCTCACAAACTGCGGCAACACGCATTCAGACCTACTATCACAAAGCGGCGCAAGCGGTGATCTATCCTCCTACTGGCGTAGCGCATACCGGTGCTCTATCACCGCATCCAAAACCATTCTATCTCTTTGTAGGGCGGCTCTATGCGTATAAAAACGTCACATTGCTCCTTGAGCTCTTTTCACGCTTACAGCGTGATCTAGTCATCGTGGGAACGGGGCCGCTCTTTCGCACCCTCAAGCGCCTTGCGCCACCAAACGTACACGTCGTGGGGCGAGTTGATGATCGCTTACTGAGCGCATACATGGAGCACGCAACGGCGCTTATTGTACCTAATGAAGAAGACTTTGGACTCACCATTGTTGAGGCGCACGCCCACGGAACGCCAGTGCTTGCTTTGCGTGCGGGTGGTGCCGCAGAGATCATTCAAGAAGGAATAACCGGGGAATTTTTTGACGACCCTATTCCGGAGGCTATGGGAGCTTGCCTTATGCGCTTTGAGCAGAAAACATATACTCGAGATAGCATTCGTGCCCGCGGCAATTTGTTTTCGGAAGCTCGCTTCCGTGACGCGTGGCGGTCATTGATATCATGA
- a CDS encoding LCP family protein, translating to MYQLDNQNISGARTYRRVVLGIFGLTFCGIALVAWAQSLRNTSFDITLGNAGTAVIADHVLPPELVHAIEEDAYVMPDKDATLDILVLGMRGKDDPDGGLLTDTILLLRYDKATKKSAFISLPRDLYTRITDTRADKLNAAYEYLGLSGTKKLVSQITGVYIDHAVIFNFTAFQKIVDDLGGITITLATPFEEKQQWGYSFSLPAGENHLNGEQALYYVRSRYSSSDFDRARRQQQVISAIKDKALSLQILSEPERIIALMQTIRSQIVTDINLLDMTSLLSLGKSLSGSTTQKRVVLTPENVLQETRSSAGAYVLLPRDGDWQLVRDFVGATMQ from the coding sequence ATGTATCAACTAGATAATCAAAACATATCAGGGGCACGCACCTATCGTAGGGTTGTGTTGGGTATTTTTGGCCTCACTTTTTGTGGCATAGCATTGGTTGCGTGGGCACAATCTCTGCGCAATACCAGTTTTGATATTACCCTTGGCAACGCTGGAACGGCAGTTATTGCCGATCACGTACTCCCTCCGGAGCTCGTCCATGCAATTGAAGAGGATGCGTATGTCATGCCGGACAAAGATGCAACACTGGATATTTTAGTACTTGGTATGCGAGGAAAAGATGATCCAGATGGTGGCCTCCTTACGGATACCATCCTTCTGTTACGCTATGACAAAGCCACCAAGAAGTCCGCGTTCATCTCGTTGCCACGAGACTTATATACGCGCATCACGGACACTCGTGCAGATAAGCTCAACGCTGCGTATGAATACCTTGGCTTGAGCGGTACAAAAAAACTGGTTTCACAAATCACCGGAGTATACATAGATCACGCAGTAATTTTCAACTTTACGGCATTCCAAAAGATCGTTGATGATCTCGGCGGCATTACCATTACGCTTGCGACACCGTTTGAAGAAAAACAGCAGTGGGGGTACTCGTTCTCTCTGCCTGCAGGAGAGAATCACCTGAATGGCGAGCAAGCGCTCTACTATGTACGGTCACGCTATTCCTCCAGCGATTTTGATCGCGCACGTCGCCAGCAGCAGGTGATTAGTGCCATTAAAGACAAGGCGCTCTCTCTCCAGATTCTCTCAGAGCCGGAGCGTATTATTGCGCTCATGCAAACGATCCGTTCACAGATAGTAACGGACATTAATCTCTTAGACATGACGAGTCTTTTGTCTCTCGGAAAATCTCTGAGCGGCTCTACTACACAAAAGCGCGTTGTTCTCACGCCAGAGAACGTGCTCCAGGAGACCCGAAGCTCCGCTGGTGCCTATGTGTTATTGCCACGTGACGGCGACTGGCAGCTCGTGCGCGATTTTGTCGGGGCTACCATGCAATAG
- a CDS encoding glycosyltransferase family 2 protein — MRISCIIVNYQRPALLRLALQSLSRAVLPDTDIEVIVVDSASTPETRAVVRDEGAALFKNIILVPSAENTGYTKGNIMGAERATGDFICVLNPDIVPERGSLEALATLLQAHPRIGLIAPTLLNFDGTPQESTFHMPTLASIVARRMWIPGRAKALNAYLYTDAPAEELQEVDWALGAALMTRRETLQHVGFLNPTFFHYLSDVDWARRIWDNGLTVVRTSRARMYHYLRRESKGRFWLWDALMKQTTRWHILDGMRYLRAYGLFPRRLST, encoded by the coding sequence ATGCGCATCTCCTGCATTATTGTGAATTACCAACGCCCAGCGCTTCTTCGCTTAGCGCTGCAATCACTTTCGCGTGCCGTACTTCCAGACACTGATATAGAAGTTATCGTCGTGGACAGCGCTTCTACACCAGAGACGCGTGCCGTCGTACGCGATGAAGGTGCTGCACTTTTTAAAAACATCATACTCGTACCTTCTGCAGAGAACACTGGATATACAAAAGGCAACATCATGGGTGCTGAGCGTGCAACGGGCGACTTCATATGCGTTTTAAACCCTGACATTGTGCCGGAACGCGGCTCACTTGAAGCCCTTGCGACACTACTCCAGGCACATCCACGCATTGGCCTTATTGCACCTACGCTCCTAAACTTTGATGGAACGCCACAAGAATCTACATTCCATATGCCGACACTTGCGAGCATCGTTGCTCGCCGCATGTGGATCCCAGGACGCGCAAAAGCGCTCAACGCGTATCTCTACACTGATGCACCGGCAGAAGAGCTTCAAGAAGTTGACTGGGCGCTCGGTGCCGCTCTTATGACGCGCCGCGAGACACTACAGCACGTCGGCTTTTTGAACCCAACCTTCTTTCACTACCTCAGTGACGTTGACTGGGCACGGCGTATTTGGGACAATGGACTCACTGTCGTACGCACATCGCGCGCTCGCATGTATCATTATTTGCGCCGCGAATCAAAAGGGCGCTTCTGGCTGTGGGATGCGCTCATGAAACAAACAACTCGCTGGCATATTCTTGATGGGATGCGCTACCTGCGCGCCTACGGATTATTCCCGCGAAGATTATCTACCTAA
- a CDS encoding glycosyltransferase: MAVIDIMIAIITVHFGKDTAIMRLAQSLAPHLGSDIRWYIVDNNEYTDAKHARFAEQIPHARHIHAPYNGGFGSGNNIGVTHARADGATWFVFLNSDTHVTPTFRDTLTKDLAGKTGLVALRVEEGGVQITSGRVSYAQGMPMGMRGTYDLGDARTYVHGAACAIDRESGDTIGWWDERFFLYWEDVALTWAARQRGIPIRVGETSVMHEGSVATKTLANKSLATLHARNYLFVEWRLGSKARALCWATFALVRAALGMLFGRAYWRGVWRGIWIAARDMQGDPDAHRIHVGIEAESLEDPVGGVARMTRELVRELAEQPRLARRFVFHLYFKSTIVDGPWKHAPYMQCHVTKPPYTPASFNIHYHVWMPLLAYWHGVRVLYFPNYMLPFTWMRAALVMLTPDVGYEMFGTSLPLKYRLAYRLFAGWAYRRAASVMTLSHDSAHLLATAFRQPIRSVMVNHLAVRYSGDTDNAPREPLFAWVGQAFERRHVQELLEAFRDMQKTNPDIAGVFAGADKYTPPRLASMVDKLAQQGVRVTYTPHISEPDLNALYAKTHAIVYVSDAESFGLPPLEGAARGAIPIVADTPLSHEIFGDTALYVPLPVTVAGIHKVLEASLAYRADGAFRDRIRARAATYTWRAHAERWIEAIATISP, translated from the coding sequence GTGGCGGTCATTGATATCATGATTGCAATTATTACCGTCCATTTTGGAAAAGATACTGCCATCATGCGCCTCGCTCAGTCGCTGGCGCCACACCTTGGCTCAGATATTCGATGGTACATCGTTGATAATAACGAGTACACCGATGCGAAGCATGCGCGCTTTGCAGAGCAGATCCCTCATGCCCGCCACATCCACGCACCATATAACGGTGGTTTTGGCTCTGGAAATAACATCGGCGTCACTCATGCCCGTGCTGACGGCGCAACGTGGTTTGTGTTCTTAAATAGTGATACCCATGTTACGCCCACGTTCCGCGATACGCTGACGAAAGATCTCGCCGGAAAGACAGGGCTTGTTGCATTGCGCGTAGAAGAAGGTGGTGTACAGATAACGTCTGGGCGCGTGTCATATGCACAAGGGATGCCTATGGGCATGCGCGGAACATATGATCTCGGCGATGCGCGCACATATGTGCATGGCGCCGCATGCGCTATAGATCGCGAAAGCGGAGATACAATAGGGTGGTGGGATGAACGCTTCTTTCTCTATTGGGAGGATGTTGCTCTTACGTGGGCTGCACGCCAACGGGGGATTCCGATACGCGTTGGAGAGACAAGTGTGATGCATGAAGGTTCTGTGGCAACAAAAACGCTTGCGAACAAATCCCTCGCAACACTGCATGCTCGTAACTATCTCTTTGTTGAATGGCGCCTTGGCAGTAAAGCGCGCGCCTTATGTTGGGCAACCTTCGCTTTGGTGAGAGCCGCACTAGGAATGCTGTTTGGCCGTGCATATTGGCGCGGCGTGTGGCGTGGTATATGGATAGCGGCGCGAGATATGCAGGGGGACCCTGACGCGCATCGCATACATGTTGGCATCGAGGCAGAATCACTGGAAGATCCCGTGGGTGGCGTGGCGCGCATGACGCGGGAGCTTGTACGTGAACTTGCAGAGCAACCGCGCCTTGCACGACGCTTCGTATTCCACCTCTATTTTAAATCGACCATTGTGGATGGGCCTTGGAAACATGCGCCGTATATGCAGTGTCACGTCACAAAGCCACCATACACGCCAGCGTCTTTTAATATCCACTACCACGTGTGGATGCCACTTTTGGCCTATTGGCACGGTGTTCGCGTTCTCTACTTCCCCAATTACATGCTCCCTTTTACGTGGATGCGCGCTGCACTTGTGATGCTCACGCCTGATGTGGGGTATGAAATGTTCGGCACATCGTTACCCTTAAAATATCGTTTGGCATATCGCTTATTTGCGGGGTGGGCTTACCGACGTGCCGCAAGCGTCATGACGCTTTCACATGATTCCGCACACCTTCTTGCGACGGCATTCCGCCAACCTATTCGTAGTGTTATGGTGAATCACCTTGCTGTGCGCTACAGCGGAGATACTGATAACGCTCCACGAGAGCCGCTCTTCGCATGGGTTGGCCAGGCATTCGAACGGCGACATGTCCAAGAACTTTTAGAAGCGTTCCGAGATATGCAGAAAACGAACCCTGACATCGCCGGAGTGTTTGCGGGGGCTGATAAATATACACCGCCTCGTCTTGCGTCAATGGTAGACAAGCTTGCACAACAAGGCGTGCGCGTAACATATACCCCTCACATTTCTGAACCAGATTTAAATGCGCTCTATGCGAAGACGCATGCTATAGTGTATGTGTCAGACGCCGAATCTTTTGGCCTTCCTCCGCTAGAAGGTGCGGCACGTGGTGCCATACCCATAGTTGCTGATACGCCACTGTCTCATGAGATATTTGGCGATACGGCGCTGTATGTACCGTTGCCCGTTACGGTAGCGGGCATTCACAAGGTGCTAGAGGCATCGCTTGCATATCGTGCTGACGGTGCTTTTCGTGATCGTATCCGCGCTCGTGCGGCAACCTATACGTGGCGCGCTCACGCAGAGAGGTGGATTGAAGCTATAGCCACAATATCTCCATGA
- the rpsI gene encoding 30S ribosomal protein S9, giving the protein MQQNDTQPLDVLGIAVPDEDTDEPTLPSLEESDKELGTKEKYFESVGRRKNAVARVRLFTRKSTDALKEDRALVVVNGKDYTEYFSDKSLWLHVEAPLRKLKSLARFKVTALVNGGGIAGQAEAIRHGISRALEQFDTNFRKKLKKAGYLTRDPRMKERRKYGLKKARKSPQWSKR; this is encoded by the coding sequence ATGCAACAGAACGACACACAACCATTAGATGTTCTCGGAATCGCAGTGCCTGACGAAGACACTGACGAACCCACGCTTCCTTCTCTCGAAGAGAGCGATAAGGAGCTTGGTACCAAAGAGAAATACTTTGAATCTGTAGGACGCCGCAAGAACGCGGTTGCTCGCGTGCGCCTCTTTACGCGCAAATCTACAGACGCACTCAAAGAAGATCGTGCTCTTGTGGTCGTCAACGGCAAAGACTACACGGAATACTTTTCCGACAAGTCTCTCTGGCTCCACGTTGAAGCTCCGCTTCGCAAATTGAAGTCTCTTGCACGGTTCAAGGTTACTGCACTGGTGAATGGTGGTGGCATCGCTGGACAGGCAGAGGCGATTCGTCACGGTATCTCTCGTGCGCTTGAGCAGTTTGATACAAACTTCCGCAAGAAGCTCAAGAAGGCAGGCTACCTCACTCGCGATCCTCGCATGAAGGAACGCCGCAAGTATGGCTTGAAGAAAGCGCGCAAGTCACCACAGTGGTCAAAGCGCTAG
- the rplM gene encoding 50S ribosomal protein L13 encodes MTATPKNIVEIDMAGQSIGRAATRIATVLRGKHLATYNPAVDPEISVRILNLDKAVFTGSKLEQKQIYRFSGYPGGLNSRTLGSLWEKKPKEVLRRMVRGMLPDNKLRDRMILRLVFA; translated from the coding sequence ATGACAGCCACACCTAAAAACATCGTTGAGATCGACATGGCAGGCCAATCTATTGGCCGCGCTGCAACACGCATTGCAACCGTTCTTCGTGGTAAACATTTGGCTACCTATAACCCTGCGGTTGATCCAGAAATTTCTGTTCGTATCTTAAACTTGGACAAAGCTGTCTTCACGGGCAGTAAGCTTGAACAGAAGCAGATCTATCGCTTCTCTGGCTATCCAGGTGGTCTCAACTCGCGCACGCTCGGGTCACTGTGGGAGAAGAAACCAAAAGAAGTCTTGCGTCGTATGGTCCGTGGCATGCTCCCTGATAACAAGCTCCGCGATCGCATGATCCTGCGCTTAGTGTTTGCCTAA
- a CDS encoding rod shape-determining protein, whose amino-acid sequence MARKIGIDLGTTNTVVFVPGKGIVINEPSVVAVSVLDNTILAVGNKAKEMIGRTPDSIIISRPLIDGAIADYRITGAMLRYFIKRAGGLFSFLKPEVLISVPAGITSTEKRAVIESTLDAGAKAVYLVKEPVLAAIGARIPINSPIGNMILNIGGGTTELAVISLGGIVSASSVRIGGNKFDLAIVEYIKKRHALAIGERTAELMKIAIGSAIKQANEEKITIKGRDLTSGLPKTIEIGANELTDALSESLREVIQIIKEVLEVTPPELCSDIMDRGITISGGGALLRNIDQLITKVTGVPAHIADDPLFCVARGTGIVLENLDVYKKNVIAKRS is encoded by the coding sequence ATGGCACGGAAAATAGGCATAGACCTCGGTACAACAAACACAGTTGTTTTCGTCCCCGGTAAGGGGATCGTCATTAACGAGCCTTCGGTTGTTGCTGTCTCGGTGCTTGATAACACTATTCTCGCCGTTGGCAATAAGGCGAAAGAAATGATCGGACGCACGCCGGATAGCATCATTATTTCTCGGCCACTCATTGATGGCGCTATCGCCGATTACCGTATCACTGGTGCCATGCTCCGCTACTTCATTAAGCGTGCCGGAGGATTGTTTTCTTTCCTCAAGCCCGAAGTGCTTATTTCTGTTCCCGCGGGCATTACATCTACAGAAAAGCGTGCGGTGATTGAGTCAACGCTCGATGCGGGCGCTAAAGCCGTCTATCTTGTGAAAGAACCGGTACTTGCGGCAATTGGTGCACGTATTCCTATTAACAGCCCGATTGGAAACATGATTTTGAATATCGGGGGCGGCACCACAGAGCTCGCAGTGATTTCACTCGGCGGCATCGTGAGCGCGTCTTCGGTGCGCATTGGTGGAAATAAGTTTGATCTCGCAATTGTTGAGTACATCAAAAAGCGCCACGCACTTGCGATCGGAGAACGCACCGCTGAACTCATGAAAATCGCGATCGGCAGCGCCATCAAACAGGCGAATGAAGAGAAGATCACGATTAAGGGGCGCGATCTTACATCCGGTCTTCCTAAAACGATTGAGATTGGAGCCAATGAGCTGACTGATGCGCTGAGCGAAAGCCTGCGCGAAGTCATCCAGATCATTAAAGAAGTACTTGAGGTGACGCCGCCTGAACTCTGCTCCGATATTATGGACCGTGGCATCACTATTTCTGGTGGCGGTGCACTGCTGCGTAACATTGACCAACTCATTACCAAAGTGACTGGCGTGCCAGCGCACATTGCAGATGACCCACTCTTTTGCGTGGCACGTGGTACGGGCATCGTGCTCGAAAATCTCGACGTCTATAAGAAAAACGTTATCGCGAAACGTTCATGA
- a CDS encoding O-antigen ligase family protein: MTFSRFFSSWRPSLTVSWALALAIMAGLVSRDMSFVVLFFGLFAMAHMSLEDSATYFIGMVPCALALPITETFDNFNMWRLFAVMLVLRAMYAYRNRGAEVVALMRTPAVLYILALFGIATLSVGVAGDMTTAIMRLIYFANALLPLGVVALIASREDVRAQLFAVMRWVAVLLVLVALVQLLSTYLMDIYAFMRIWGEGVQFRQFGAQWSDIVTSVGNTWFAYYGEQLSLRIFSLLPDSHTFPMILIALVPAVMAAALVHQRIPAHAYETFLRLARTRVSMWVAFIPVIFLFVILSGTRGMWVASVGVVPLGIALLIALRHTLQSRAKTLMAYVTASSLLFFALFFVAWPIVTSPQFLLSKGDDLLFTKRLRSIIDFGETSNSQRIAIWSATLDSMRERPLLGVGIGQYPIILDQELRLADAGSSAHNVYLHVAGEVGIVGLLAFTSFLASILFAGIRALRTATEPRDQAFLSASLLMLPWVWAYLITDAALFDERALLLIGSVCAVIIGYYKHEHST; the protein is encoded by the coding sequence ATGACATTTTCACGATTTTTTTCATCTTGGCGCCCCTCACTCACGGTAAGCTGGGCGCTCGCGCTTGCCATCATGGCTGGGCTCGTATCTCGAGACATGAGCTTTGTCGTGCTCTTTTTCGGACTTTTCGCAATGGCGCACATGTCGCTTGAGGATTCTGCGACATATTTTATTGGCATGGTGCCATGCGCATTGGCGCTTCCAATCACTGAAACGTTCGATAACTTCAACATGTGGCGACTCTTTGCAGTGATGCTCGTCCTGCGCGCAATGTATGCTTATCGCAATCGCGGGGCAGAGGTTGTCGCTCTCATGCGCACACCGGCGGTGTTGTACATACTTGCACTCTTTGGTATCGCAACACTTTCAGTAGGCGTAGCGGGGGATATGACGACGGCTATCATGCGCCTTATCTATTTTGCTAACGCGCTTCTTCCGTTGGGAGTGGTTGCACTTATCGCATCGCGAGAGGACGTGCGCGCACAACTCTTTGCAGTGATGCGGTGGGTTGCCGTCCTTCTTGTGCTTGTGGCCCTAGTACAGCTCCTCTCCACGTACCTGATGGATATATATGCTTTCATGCGCATATGGGGCGAGGGCGTACAGTTTCGACAGTTCGGCGCACAGTGGAGCGACATTGTAACGAGCGTTGGAAACACGTGGTTTGCATACTATGGAGAACAGCTCTCCCTTCGCATATTCTCCCTACTCCCAGATTCACACACGTTTCCGATGATTCTCATAGCGCTTGTACCGGCGGTTATGGCAGCTGCGCTCGTGCATCAGCGCATTCCCGCGCATGCATATGAAACATTTCTGCGGCTTGCGCGCACGCGTGTGAGCATGTGGGTCGCATTTATCCCCGTCATTTTTCTCTTCGTTATTTTATCTGGAACACGCGGCATGTGGGTAGCAAGCGTGGGAGTTGTCCCACTAGGCATTGCGCTACTTATCGCACTGCGTCACACGTTGCAGAGCCGCGCGAAGACGCTCATGGCATACGTTACAGCGTCGTCACTCCTTTTCTTTGCCCTCTTTTTCGTTGCATGGCCGATTGTGACATCCCCGCAGTTTCTTTTGAGTAAAGGAGATGATCTTTTATTCACCAAACGACTGCGTTCCATTATTGATTTTGGGGAGACTTCCAATAGCCAGCGCATCGCCATTTGGAGTGCAACACTTGATTCTATGCGAGAGCGACCATTGCTCGGGGTTGGTATTGGCCAATATCCAATTATTTTAGATCAGGAACTGCGCCTTGCTGATGCTGGCTCTTCTGCGCATAACGTATATCTACACGTTGCAGGAGAGGTTGGCATTGTAGGCCTCCTCGCATTCACATCATTCCTTGCCAGTATATTGTTTGCGGGCATACGCGCGCTCCGTACCGCAACAGAGCCACGCGATCAAGCATTTTTGAGCGCTTCACTACTCATGCTTCCGTGGGTGTGGGCTTATCTTATTACCGACGCCGCGCTATTTGATGAGCGCGCACTGTTGCTTATCGGTTCGGTATGCGCTGTCATTATAGGGTACTACAAGCATGAACACAGCACTTAG